From a region of the Candidatus Rhabdochlamydia porcellionis genome:
- a CDS encoding SOUL family heme-binding protein, protein MANKKDRPKYLVLKKWGNFEIRQYEPRIIAEIAIQKDFEQATKEGFNLLAAYIFGQNATKSKISMTAPVEQREDVTQKNWLIAFNMPTNYKITDLPSPKNSRITLKQIEAQKRATLIFSGFYTEKKAAQNKKLLLELIEQHGYSPTGPCTLARYDPPWTLPCFRHNELLFVIH, encoded by the coding sequence TTGGCAAATAAAAAAGATCGACCCAAATATCTGGTGCTTAAAAAATGGGGTAATTTTGAAATTAGGCAATATGAACCACGCATTATTGCAGAAATAGCGATTCAAAAAGATTTTGAACAAGCTACCAAAGAAGGTTTTAATCTTCTGGCAGCTTATATTTTTGGACAAAATGCAACTAAATCCAAAATTTCTATGACAGCTCCTGTAGAACAAAGAGAAGATGTAACACAAAAAAATTGGCTGATTGCTTTTAACATGCCAACAAACTACAAAATTACAGACCTTCCTTCCCCTAAAAATTCTCGGATTACTCTAAAACAGATAGAAGCGCAAAAAAGAGCAACGCTTATTTTCTCAGGATTTTACACAGAAAAAAAAGCTGCACAAAATAAAAAACTGCTTTTAGAACTCATAGAACAGCATGGCTATTCCCCTACTGGTCCCTGTACTTTGGCAAGGTACGATCCCCCTTGGACACTACCTTGTTTTCGTCATAATGAATTGCTATTCGTCATTCACTAA